The Xylocopa sonorina isolate GNS202 chromosome 10, iyXylSono1_principal, whole genome shotgun sequence genome contains the following window.
AATTCGATTGGAATTCGCTTAACAACTTTCCACCTAGTCAGGTATTTTCATGGCCCTGTGAATCTTAGAAAACGACCGTCACGATTTTACCCACGCATATATCATCGCGGTAATTCACGGTGCCGCTAAATATTCATGAACGcgattttctttttcctttcacGTGAAAGCAGCATCGGAATTTTGCgtcccctcatttctatttgcTTTTTATCGCAACTGCCCTCACGCGCGTTTCACGTTTTACCGGTCTCCGACGATATCGCTTGATGGAACTCGGATTAAATGCTAATTCGGGCAAAATCGTCGCGGTTAGCGGAGCTCCCGATGCTCGATGAACGTCGACGGTCAGTCGTCAACGACTAAGTCTCGATATGCGTGAGCGCGTTCAGCATCTTCGATAAAGCAGCCACGTTTATCGAAGCGAGGCTCGAGATTACGTCCAGAGACGTTCAGTTTTATTTGTCAGGAAATATTTTAACGAGCTCCTCGACTTTCGTGCGAGGTATCCAGAACTTGAAAATCATCTTTCGAGGTCAGACAACCCTCTAAATTCTTCCGTGTTCCATCGAACACGTGGTGAACGCTTCCGGTAGATTCGAACGGTCACATGACACTCTACGATGATCCATCGTCGTTCGTTTCTTCTATAACAGGCGTTGTTACGATAATCGATCGGCATTTGCATTACAAAATAGCCTATTGGCTTGATTCCAGTGCTGGAATTGGGTCGAATCTTGTAACGCATTAACTTATGGTATACGCGATTTCGTTGACCgaaatgcttcgtaataagcgATGAAAAGAGAATAAGTTAGGATGCATGTTCGTGTCACGGACACTGAGTACTATTATCGTTTCGATGCGACGCTAttcgcgcgtcgtcatcgacacaCACGGAATACGTTCCTCTGACGCGCAATTTGCTAATTTCTCGTAATTCCACGCAGGAACGAAGAACAAATAACACGGCAGACTCTCGACGGATTCAGTCGTTAATTTCCCACCGTTAAAGTATAGTAATCGATTTACGAATCACTGTGTTCGGGCGAAAAGAAATCGAGCCTGCCTATTGTGTCCGCAATTGCGTCATTGAACGAACGGACGACTATGCGTGTCGCGTAATGTATTTTGTAAATTACGAAAATCGAGACAGAAGGAAGGTTTACTATTCAGGAATACCGCGGGATGTTCCAGCTATCTGTAtagtaatagaattcttattTAAGAACTAAAGTATTTAGAGTTGGAGAGGAGTAGTTTATAAATTACGAAAATAGAAGGAAAGATTATTTTGTTAAGTGCTTATAGCAGTGGAACAAAGACCAAAGAAAGGTCTTTATTTATTGGAATGTTGTCCTTGTTTTTatagaaaatttaaaaataatactTGTTATTTTTGAAACTTGATTAATTCTTATCGCGGATCGCGCCTCTTGGCATCAGAAATGAGAGGGATATTATTGCCATTATTTGGCTAGTACCCAGAGCATGTTTCGTTAAACGAAGGCGAATGAACAGAAGCAAGATGCTTAATAATTTGCCAATGTTTACGAAATTATCTTTCACTGATTGATACGCCACTATCGGCTTTCTCCCGGCGATGCTAAGGGGTCAACCGTAACTGGAACGGAAAATGGAAATTCTGTTGGCTCTCGTGTTTAGTAACAATCGGTTTCGTGGGAGTAGCTGCATTTTTGCAGAGAAACCATTTCGTGATTTCATGAATTAGAATCAGCCGAATAAGCATCGTTCATTCCACCGTGGCTGATAAAAATTGCGCATCGGCATGCGATTCCTGCGGTATAATCAACTGTTATCCTATTGCTAGCGTCGATGAACGTTCGTTGAAAAATTGCATTTTAACTTTCGAAAATATCACCGATGAGTTTCAGTCAGTAAATCAAATCAGCGGCGAAAGTGAGAAGAACAGCGATGGCACGGAATAAAGCGATTGCATGAAGAAAAAGACAAAAGAAAAGAGAGTCGAAAGTAGCACGGTTGTTTCGTACTATTTAAGTAGTAAACCACACCTTACAACTCACGACAACGCCGAAACGAATAACTTCGATATCGAGGTCGAATTAGTCGCAAACtgtgcttttttttttaaacagtgCTTCAAACTTTCCCTAAACGAATATTTTAATTGCAAATATTTCACAGGTTTTACGAGTGTATTTGGAAGTAATGATTATTTAGTGAAACTAACTTTGATTGTTCTTATATTGAAGAAATTTATTTGTTTCAGCGAATGCCAGAGGCAACTGAGCAGAGTTCTTGACGACATGGGCGAGGCTTCTGCCAGGGCTCAAGGTTTGAATAAACCAATAACCAGCTCCCTAAAACTTCGAGATACGGACCACATCGTTTATTTACTAGTGGACAATGAAGCTAATAAGTAAGTTGTTCTAGTTTGTCCTTACAATCTTTGCAGCATCCAGCTCTATATCGCCAGTAATCTCAATGTtttcattttaatattaaacAGCTATTCTGTGTTCTAGGAAGTTGCACAATTGTTTTCACGAATTAGGATATTCTTGAAAATTGCATATCACGATTAGGTGTATAAAAATGATCATTATCATTGCGTTAAGAGTTCTACAATTAGTCGTAACTCCTTTGAAACTAGAAACTATAAAATAACGTTGGCTTTGCCCAGACCCTAGAAAATAATGATAATTTTCCGCCCCCTTATCTCCACGATACAAAACAGTTTTGCATACCCTCTCAACCTTCTGCATTGAAAAGAAGAAGACGCTAATCTGCATTAAGAAGATGCAGTTACTGGAAAGAGAGTAACGCAAAGAAATGACGGGGGAAGTGCAATTACCGCAGCCAGTCGGAAAGTACTCCTTTGCAAACATGAAATATTCGTGCTCGGGTACATTGCTCGATCTAATTGCTTCCATAAAAGCGTGGGTAAGCGACGTAGGCCCTCTTGAAAAGCGCAACCTGAGCTCAGAGCAGCGCAACGCCCGGAAAGGAAGCTGTATTTCCCAGGATAAGGGGTTTCGTGGCGTGCAAAATGGTCGGTGGATCGATATGTCTGGTGTCGCCTTCCCCGCAGGAATCCAGCGTTCCCATCCGTGCAGATTCTTTCCATTATACATTGCTGCTCAAAAGTTAGGGGGTTGCCATCGTGATTAAATGGCGGATAAGAGGAGAAAACGAATTTTGAATATCCATTTTTGCAGTATAGCGCACAGATTGTAAAATTCAAACTTATTTCATTTTGTGTCCAATACTTTCATGTATTTCTTGCTAGCTTTTATATATGCTTCTTATTGTCAACAGACTTTTGCTTAGAAATCATTTTCCGCTATTTTCTAATCATGTTTCAATAAAAAGCTTAGAAcagtctctttctttctcttgaaGCATGCATTACTTGGAATAATCGTTTTGCTTATTTTAATGATCATTCTTTTGCTTTTGCCGTACAATTCTTATACCGATTTCATTTTGAAAATGTAGCACAGCACGATACCCCTAACTTTTGAGCGTCACTGTACATAGATCAAGTGTTCCATTCTTGTTCTACCTCGCTTCCTGTACCTATCATCGTTGATAAAAAATGTTATTACTATCTTTGCGCATGCACCAAGACAATGGTTGGCTTGTAAAAGTCTGTACGCTATTAATTACTGGAAGTAGACGCTTGAATTCCCATCTTTATGACGAAGCTAGTTTAACTGCGATACAATCGGCTTGACTTAGATTCATTACAATAATGTTGGGTCGTGGATATTGGAAATGAACGAGGGCGCAAGATAGCGTGCATAATTCTTGGAACGCATACTTAACGATCTGTTAATAATTGAAGATTCTATCGTATTTGGTAGGCGTGGAATTTTCAATGCTTGTGATATGCAAAGCTTCTTATAGTTGGTAAGAATTTAGACATCACTTGCATTTCGTAAACAAATTTACATAGCACAGTAGAAATTCAATTATTCGAGCCACGAATAATTGatgaaaatttataaatttttgctCGTTGAAGTGTAAAAAATAGTAGCGATCATACCACGAGTACCTTTCTTATCAGATTATATCTGCTATCTAGAAGTCTGGATAACTTTCTCAAAGAGGAGTGCTTCGTTAATTAAGAAAGCGCGAATAACACTTCAGAATGTAATGCATTTTATGACTCAGAAAGCATTAAGAAACTCGCTACTGTATATAGAAATACAGTTTTCCAAGATACTTTCTAAATATAATGAGTCtttctgaaacatagaaaatatctAATTGATGTATTGCGATATTATAACATACATGGAATCATTTTGAAAGTAGCGAAAATCTGCCTACGAACACTGCCCAAATATGTTCGGTGAGAGACTTACTGACCAAAAAGTCGATTTGATATTTTTATGTCGCTGATTTCGATCGTGCTGTGATAAAAGAACTTGACAGTATTCCAGGACCTGTTTCCAGAAATGGGAACGCTGTCCAAACTCACTGTATAGATACATAAAGTGTTTACATTGAACGCAACAATAGTCATTAACGTGCAGTTTTAAAGTATTATTTTTTACAAGTGGCCTCACCCACAGCGTTATTAAAACTGTTCACTGCATTAGTTATAGTTCTCGGAGGTTAAAAGCATACTATGCTGGTTAGTGGACGCCCGCAGCTGGTACAGATTGCAAATAGCAATTTTGTCGGGAAACGTCTCCAAAAGCAGCGCGCGGCAACGACGGACACGGTGGTCCAATTCATATTGTTAGCACCGCCACGAAAGTTCCTTGAATCACTCAACTAGATTAGCTGATGCTGCGAATCTTATCCTGCGCGTTGGACCGCTCTAACTATGTCTAACGATGcgaatctcgcgtggaccgtaacCGTGAATCATCACCGCATAGTGTTACAACCTTGCTTCGATTTTACAGCGGACTGGGCAGCGTGGTGGGACTGTTGAAGACAGGATCGAAGAACCTCTTCATGTTCGACGAGACGGGCGCTCATTATCAGTTGAAACCGCGATGCGTTCTGGACTTCTACGTGCACGAATCGCGACAACGCATGGGCCTTGGGAACATTCTGTACGAGCACATGCTCTCCGTAAGTGTCTACGCGATTTTTGAGTTAACTGCAACCATTGAAGGGTAAGGGTAACAGTAAGGGGAGTGCCGCATATCAGATTAAGATTTAGCATTGTAGTCAACAGTATATAGTTCGTGATAATTAACTAAAAAGCAATTAGTTACAAAAAGATGTAGAAAGTACTAGAAGAAGTAAAATTCTGAGAATATTTGGTGCACTTTATTCATTATTATGATCAAAAAAATAAATTTGATAAGAATACTTTTGCCATTTCATGTTgctaaaaaaaattgaaaagtaGTAGTACTGTTCATATCAAGATAAGATATGTAATATATGTACGCGACCTTGAATCTAGGTGGTAATCACTGGTTGTGAATTTGTGAGATCAAAAAGAGGTAGAAAATGTCGGTCAAGAATTAGCATTTGCGGCTCGTACACCAGATTTTTTTCCCCTCCCCAGTTCTGTCATGGTTGCTGCACTTCTCACGGAATTGCCGCAAGTGCTATCGGCTTAGCGATACGTGAATTCACCTGCTGCTCGACTATTACAAATTACAAAATAGAAAATTAAACAAAGCCTTAGGATAATAAAACCAAAACGCTTTCAGATTTTTTCACGTAACAGTAAAAAATAGATAGACAAATCTTTAGTGAGATAGAATAACGTATATATTATCTCAATATTATGTAtttgatatattattattactatataTCATTCATCACACTGGTAGAAGTTCTATTTTTCTCTAATTAAATACGGCCAACGCGGCATGAAAATTGAACAAAGCTCTTTGCAACCCTTTTCTGCTATTATAACTTGACCTAATAAACCTACACAGTCCTCATCTAACACTGACTTTTTTGTTCCAGGATCTACAAGTATTAACGTAGGTTGCGTACGTCTAACTCTTAGGTACATGCAGATATTCTTCCTGTTCGTCTCGTTCAATTCCGTTTATTTGCGCGCATTTGCGAAATGACAATGTTTCGCAACGTACGACTTAACGAGCCATCGTCTGGTTTTTGCGAAATAGTTCCATGGAAGTGGTTTAGTTCAAGATCGTGTGGACGCATTTCTGCTTTTACTCGGGAAGTAATTATGCCTCGTTTACACCGTCGGACATGATTCCTATCCTGCGCGTGTGGGTGGATAGTAATTTTGTACACGGGACGCGGTCTCGTGAAAGCCGTCCGTTCTTTAAAGATTCGTTCGCATACCTTCAACTACCAGACATCCGTTCTCTCCCTGTCTTCGATAACAGATGCTCTTGGCGTCGTAAAACGATAACACTGACGCTATGGTCTGCTAGTTTGTATAGTTAACTAAAATTCAAATATACAattctttatttttattaaacagACCTGGCAAATGCACTGGTTAAGAACTAATATTTGTATACTGCTAACATTGAATTTCTTTTAAAAATATCATTTATGTCGCGTGGAACCACGTCTTAGCTACAATATATTAAAAGCTATCTTTGAATCAAACCAACATGGCGTGCACGTAACATTTCATCTGAAATTAACTGAAGAAGTGGACGTGTAGATCAAATGTTACCTAAGCACGAGCTTAATGAATTAAGGGACTCTTAATCTCTGAATTCAAATTGTAATTGCTACTTAATTATATTTTCTATGCGCTGCTGGGGTATCGAATTGAATATCGCGTCCGTTTCGTTTTGCCAAGAATAAGCTACCGCAGAGAAAGAATTATATAACAGGCAATATGTCATTACAGTACAGTTAGAGCACAATAGCCAGTCCAAAGGAAGTATATCTTATTTTTCCGTCTAGCTGGAGGAGCACATAGACCGGAACGTACTCGCCGGAACACAAAGCCAGACCTTAAACAGAATAATGACTGGCctctttttttcccccccgATCACGCCTCTCGACGTCCCTCCAACCTGTTTTCTTCCACGTTCCCTGATCGATACTAATTTTCTTCGGTTTCTCGCGAAACGTCGTTAGTCCTGCGGTCGAATTAAAGTTCGCAAACGAAATCGAGGCTCGCGTGGCCTGCACAATTCTCTAATCACCATTTCTAACGTAACTGTACGTCTAACTGTTGTCTTTTGTTGAACGTGTTATTCCGTATAGTTCGTGGAAAACGCATTCGCCTCTTATCCACTAGTGTTTAGAGAAAAATGCGGGGAATATTTCGAGTATAATTAGCCATGTATCTACGTCGCTGTTAGAATTTAGAAAGTTCGAAAGTGAAGATAACTACGAGGGTACCAGATTCTTCCTTTTTCATTTCTTTGCATTTTTCTGTTGCAGTATCGAATAATTCCTTGATCATCAATGCTAAAAATTGAAGTTAGATCTATAGATATGTACAGTAGTTTTTCCAATCTAAATAGAAACAATATTGTATGGTAAGGGAAAATGCTGGAGCGCTTAGTGTGTTGATTTCGTGACTGGTTCTCGATAAGAAGTAGCAGCTACTGGCTACAGTGGCAAATTAGTGAACGATCTTAAAGGGGAGCGTGACAAAAGGTCATTATGCGTAGGTTTTACGGTCGAAGGTAATCGAAAGGGTTACTGAACCCTTCTAAATCCTCTACTCTACTATTCGTTCGTTAATACATTTTGTAAGAGAAATGAGAATTACGATCGCTGctataaaattcatttttctttgtCTATTTTCTATACAGTTTCGCAATGATAACGCTAATAGTGCTATTTTTTATTTCCAGGAAGAAAATATTAGGCCCGTGAAGTTGGCGATCGATAGGCCTTCAGAGAAGTTTTTAGCCTTTCTAGATAAATACTACGGTCTCTCGAAAATTATTCCGCAGAACAACAAGTTCGTCGTCTTCCAAGGATTCTTCGACGATGGTACGTGCTTCTTTCGTttctctaatccttctcaattaCGCAAATTTTTCGCAAATAAAAGATTCGTGTTAGTTGGCCTATGAAAATATAAATACAGAATGctcataaaatattatataactAGAAGAAAGAAACTAGGAATGTTGAAGGAAATGAAGAGGAAAAACTAGTGGCTCTGAAAATATCGAATATGTGTGATGAAAAGGAAACGGATAGCTTTGTTCCTACCACCGTGTACTAGAATCTACTTTGTTCTTCTTTTTTCAATGCACAGACAAGGGAAACGAAGTTTCGAAGTGTAAAGCTCGTTAAACTGTTAGGTACGTCTCTAATTACTTCGTGATGAAACTGTGGCGTCGTTCGTTAACGACTACGTAATCGTCACCTCCAGTacccttttttctttaaactgtaAAACCGAGTCCTGTATCTTCATATATGTGAAAATTATATAGTTAGTTACTTCTGTTTAATCAAAGGACTAACttaatattttaaaaaatatgaatTTTTTTATCCACAATGAATCAATAGTTTTTTTTACATACTGTAAAACAATATGAAGTTATACATATTTGTTTCTGGTCGCATAACTTATTCAAAGTGGTGACCAAATATTGTTAAGACCGATTGTGTATGTATTCTGTATACAATTTTATTCCATCTTGTATGACCCACGTATCATTTTATACACTTCAACGTAACGTATATAGTTCACTTGTTAAAAATTGCAAGTTGAAGCGTTCGAATGCCTACGTGTATGCTTATATGCACCTACCATTCGTGACAACATAAAAATCGGATGAGCGTCTCGTCTTCAAGGTGTCTCCGTAAAAGTACAAGGTCACCTGCGAGTCCGTTGTCGATCTGGTTTCATGTTAAGGGTACAAGACTGGAGAAACGAAGGTCGGGCTTGTCTCGCAGCTTGTCCTTCGCCGGCTGGTGCCTTAAATCGGTAATTCCTACCTGGAGAAGCATAAAATCGCGGTCAATGTCATCCTAATGGCCCTATTATGCGAATCTCGTGATCGATTCGAAGCTGTCCTTAAATGATAAATCTGTCGATGTTCTGTCAATTACGTACGGGTTGCTCCAATTTTCTTGACATTGATGTAGGATAATGTAAATTGGCTAGTCTAGATTTTACCTACTGCATAGCGAAATCTACTTTGCAGAATTAGATGGAAATCGATAGAGATTATTAAGGAGAATGACTGGTTCCTTTCTCAGTAATGCGATGACGCCTACTAATGGGctctgtttattattttacagaACGCCAGGATGGGAGGACAAATAAGTACACTCTACCCCCGAAGAGCTCAATTGATATTGGTACTTCTAATGTGATTCATAataacatcggaatgaataactCTAGGTATATAcattttattattcttaaaataaTTAAAGAATCAGATACTTCGATAATTACGAGAGAATGTGATTAATCCTTTGCAAATGAAGGAGCTGACCAAAGCTGAACACTTAGATTACAAAAGTAGTAATCATTTAAAGAAATGGTTAAATCATTTTATCGCGTTCGTATTAAATTTTGATCGTTCATTTAGCAAAACGAAAAAAATACCTTCATTCTCGAGAAAAACGACTTTGAAAACCCATTAAGTATgcgcatagtaatgaaatagtGGAAGCTTGTAAGAGAGCGCAACGCGTGACAAAGTGCAGCGTACTTGCATGCGAACATCCGCGCTGCATTGATTTAGAAGTTCTTTGCACGCATATGTGAAAAGATTTCTTAAATTGTAACATTCCTTTTTATTTCAGTCCAACTAGTAGGTGGACTCTGTATATTTTATTCtagatatttatattttttggtCGTGCCAGAAATTTTGGCcaacatacatatatacaaatGCATAGTTAAGGCTGAACGTATGTATGCATTGATTGTTTGTAGGGGATTAAAGCATTTTAGATTAATAAATTGTACCGAATATACTAAACTCGATGGGTGTTTCTTTCCAACCATTTTCCGACTGATTTTGTGTCTGTTTCAGTCTGAATGGTGTCTCCTACTCTCCCGCCGTTTCACGCTCTTCATTCGGCAGATACGCTGCGGCACGACCACCTTGTTCCATGGCCAATGTAAGTATGACACCATAGAACGTTGGTGTCCTCCTACACAATGAAACGTacgaaatataaataaaatatacaaaaataGAATAAAGATACTACCCTACTTCTACACAATTTGCATTCAGCATGGTAAAAGTAATTTCATTAAAATTGGTTTCAAGAAACACTTTACAACTTTTGCTTCCCCTTTTTCTAAATTTTTGCTTTTACTTGTTTTTATCATTTTCTAACAAATTATAGCAATATCGATGATTACGGAATATATTTCTAGTTGTCTTCTTTATTCATATCCCATGTAATTAATGAAATACTAATTGATCATAAAACCTTTGTGTGTTGAGCTTTCTTAACTCTGAGATTTATTTTATGGATGACACATATACACATGTGTATGTTTTACTATCAATATCTTTGTTAGTTATTATGAATAATGCtaaattaacatatatttaaaatgttctATGAATTTTTCCATCGTTTCTACTGTATATGTATTGCCACGGTATTTAAGTCGTTAATACTACTCTTCATAACGTAGCATAATAAATTATTACTAACAACACCTGTATCTCATCACGATTAAAAACGCATTAACGCTTTTTTCTAGATAATCCATAATACCGCTGTGCTTGGTCCATCTGCCAAGCGTACTGGGTGAGTAAAATTAAAAACCAATTATCAAGGTCGTTAAACGATCCTACAAAGGCTGCTTTTATTAATTAGCTGTTAACTTCTGTGTACCTAATGAGAGTACAGAGACTCTCATGGATGTCTGACATGTTGAAGCTTTAATTAATACTTCGATGGCCAGATTAGTTCCGTTCAAGACGAGTAGTAATGTTATTTTAAATGATACTGGTACGCTGTCGAAACGACATAAATGTGTAGAAATTGACAGTGACGTACTATGTAGACCGAGAGTACAATTGTATAGATATTGAATTAACTAAACTGACTACTGGGACATACTTAAGTACTTTACTATCTATCCACCGTGACTTTAAGACATTGGAGTCTGGTCGCTAAAGGGTTAAAGGAAAACATGAATAACACAGCAA
Protein-coding sequences here:
- the LOC143428658 gene encoding alpha-tubulin N-acetyltransferase, with product MEFKFNVNKLLPRKINKVTHTLIPEDFRGDRRELNECQRQLSRVLDDMGEASARAQGLNKPITSSLKLRDTDHIVYLLVDNEANNGLGSVVGLLKTGSKNLFMFDETGAHYQLKPRCVLDFYVHESRQRMGLGNILYEHMLSEENIRPVKLAIDRPSEKFLAFLDKYYGLSKIIPQNNKFVVFQGFFDDERQDGRTNKYTLPPKSSIDIGTSNVIHNNIGMNNSSLNGVSYSPAVSRSSFGRYAAARPPCSMANIIHNTAVLGPSAKRTGEKLGNSTGTQPKPERPRSLSLYSEEEQKQRTSELSTVPTPALPDHQPTPLATILRETEKTEKNMKPSPSCSQEVAGTNQHTRLDLKFYHSPLW